One genomic window of Lytechinus variegatus isolate NC3 chromosome 1, Lvar_3.0, whole genome shotgun sequence includes the following:
- the LOC121418768 gene encoding cytoskeleton-associated protein 2-like, translated as MEPCVTRSGHSGGRKRRRSSVENDIMEKRLQAWRAKKGLPIRSKVQEERDKRPLLSEHTTPNHQSKRKMIQMSKSEKKFEKGEERKKQPKFYTPGPSTSNNAAVNSRHTCTGSKINKQPGRRSLAPSTRMNTLQQKDVSRNDHRKLPADKKMPSHPNKSDRTTTALPQKNIIRSHDPSHLHKRSVRFTSPNLLGSGEPVDENVLATVATLVTPVQTKTKLDMKERLDQWLIAKGKTPSRFHNFLGYESSMQHTPSGNYQRRRSCTPHHGKDRRDTPWKSTQTTDGAPGHDTMKECLEMLEEGCPLEVMSIWLDAVVTKAPLIQQCAGYWLCRAKIAEKRSGDQAATECLFEAAEFNPEPSKDILDTLATYKLKLKMSLEEGSEETGANSPLRHSPCLEIQTPVAHLGFEDEDLNQSYNGEGGERPGDSHLSIKYSLKESTPYFARIHQTTGDSPPTSCLLVTPVRRSARLENKRHSVACLGTQHTRTPAVEDCMDSMSQVAANFPSAQLILRPNRALNEEFSQTHLQD; from the exons aTATTATGGAGAAGAGGTTGCAAGCATGGCGAGCAAAGAAGGGATTGCCGATCCGAAGTAAAGTACAAGAGGAGAGAGACAAGAGACCGTTATTATCCGAGCACACAACTCCAAATCATCAGTCAAAGAG GAAAATGATTCAGATGTCTAAATCAgagaaaaagtttgaaaaaggTGAGGAAAGGAAGAAACAACCCAAGTTTTATACACCAGGCCCTTCAACCAGTAATAATGCAGCTGTCAATAGCAGACATACATGCACTGGTTCTAAGATCAACAAGCAGCCTGGCAGGCGAAGTCTAGCACCTTCAACTAGGATGAACACTTTGCAACAAAAGGATGTGAGCAGAAATGATCACAGAAAGCTACCAGCAGACAAGAAAAT GCCATCTCATCCGAACAAAAGTGATAGAACCACAACAGCCTTGCCTCAGAAAAATAtcatcaggtcacatgatcCATCACATCTTCACAAGAGATCTGTTCGGTTTACATCACCAAACTTGTTAGGATCAGGAGAACCAGTTGATGAGAATGTACTTGCCACTGTTGCAACCCTTGTCACACCTGTACAGACTAAGACCAAGCTGGACATGAA AGAAAGGCTGGATCAGTGGCTGATAGCAAAGGGCAAAACACCTTCTAGGTTTCATAACTTCCTGGGCTATGAGTCATCTATGCAACACACCCCTTCAGGCAACTACCAGAGGAGAAGATCCTGTACACCCCATCATGGTAAGGACAGGAGAGACACACCATGGAAAAGTACACAGACGACTGACGGAGCTCCAGGACATGATACCATGAAAGAGTGTTTGGAAATGCTAGAGGAG GGATGTCCATTGGAAGTTATGTCCATTTGGCTTGATGCAGTAGTGACCAAGGCTCCCCTTATTCAACAGTGTGCCGGCTATTGGTTGTGCAGGGCGAAGATTGCTGAGAAAAGAAGTGGAGACCAAGCTGCCACTGAGTGCTTGTTTGAAGCTGCAGAATTCAATCCTGAG CCTTCAAAAGATATCCTGGACACCCTGGCGACCTACAAACTCAAGCTGAAGATGAGCCTTGAGGAAGGATCTGAAGAGACAGGTGCAAACTCCCCTCTCAGACACTCACCATGTCTTGAGATCCAGACACCAGTAGCACATCTGGGGTTTGAAGATGAGGATTTGAACCAGTCTTACAATGGAGAAGGTGGTGAGAGACCTGGAGACTCCCATTTGAGTATCAAGTATAGCCTCAAGGAATCTACACCTTATTTTGCAAG GATTCATCAGACCACTGGTGATTCCCCACCAACATCTTGCCTGCTGGTCACTCCGGTCAGACGGTCAGCCCGTTTGGAGAACAAACGACATTCTGTGGCATGTCTGGGTACCCAGCACACCCGCACTCCGGCTGTCGAGGACTGCATGGACTCCATGAGTCAGGTAGCGGCTAACTTTCCTTCAGCGCAGCTTATTCTTCGCCCAAACAGAGCTCTCAATGAAGAATTCTCTCAGACTCATTTACAAGACTAA